The following proteins are encoded in a genomic region of Cryptomeria japonica chromosome 11, Sugi_1.0, whole genome shotgun sequence:
- the LOC131068841 gene encoding uncharacterized protein LOC131068841, protein MPAPGDSSSSSSSYILLVQHLIEKCLLLNLDQKECAEALSKHANIEPTITVTVWNELEKENKEFFSKYMEKRRENRSEELKQMLDDVNARFHNQSL, encoded by the exons ATGCCGGCGCCAGGAgatagttcttcttcttcttcttcatatatTCTTCTG GTTCAACACTTGATCGAGAAGTGTTTGCTACTTAACTTGGATCAAAAGGAATGTGCTGAGGCGCTTTCCAAGCATGCCAATATTGAACCCACTATTACTGTTACTG TATGGAATGAATTGGAGAAGGAGAACAAGGAGTTTTTCTCCAAGTATatggaaaaaagaagagaaaatcgaAGCGAGGAACTGAAACAGATGTTAGATGATGTAAATGCTAGATTTCACAATCAAAGCCTTTAA